Proteins encoded together in one Antennarius striatus isolate MH-2024 chromosome 13, ASM4005453v1, whole genome shotgun sequence window:
- the hspa4a gene encoding heat shock 70 kDa protein 4a, with the protein MSVVGFDLGFQSCYVAAARAGGIETLTNDYSDRCTPSFVSFGSQNRSIGAAAKSQVVTNCKNTVQGFKQFHGRDFSDHYVQSAKSKLVYSLAQMPSGAAGIKVMYLEEEKVFSIEQVTGMLLTKLKQTAESALKKPVADCVISVPSYFTDVERRSVMDAAQIAGLNCLRLMNETSAVTLAYGIYKQDLPAPEEKPRVVVFVDVGHSGYQVTVCAFNKGKLKILATACDPELGGKDFDDILVNHFCEEFKKKYKLDVRSKPRALVRLYQECEKLKKLMSANSSDLPLNIECFMNDIDVSAKLNRGQFEEMCAGLLAKVEGPLRSIMEQAKLKKEDIYAVEIVGGASRIPSIKERVSKFFGKELSTTLNADEAVARGCALQCAILSPAFKVREFSITDVVPYSISLKWNSAAEEGLSDCEVFPKNHAAPFSKMLTFFRNEPFSLEAYYSNPKELPYPNTSIGQFLIQNVAPQASGESAKVKVKVRVNVHGVFSVSSASLIEVVKTTEGEEPMETDQTVKEEENKMQVDHEDQKSQAVENKDKKSDAEEMETTAEDTKEKTNDQPPQAKKPKVKTKTVELPIHSSLHRQLSSDVLNMFVENEGKMIMQDKLEKERNDAKNNVEEYVYDMRDKLHGALEKFVNEADRDAFSLKLEETENWLYEDGEDQKKQVYINKLAELTKLGQPIYERYMEAEERPKAFEELGRQMQQYMKIIEAYKAKDEQYCHLDELEVTRVDNLVNAAMVWMNSKMNQQNNQDLSLEPVVKVQEIQAKTKELYSACNPVVSKPKPKAEPPKEEKTENGPVNGQEGTENQPCNEEKATTAGTEPPTAENKLPEMDID; encoded by the exons ATGTCAGTGGTGGGATTTGACTTGGGCTTTCAAAGCTGCTATGTAGCTGCAGCCCGAGCCGGAGGAATCGAGACTCTCACTAACGATTACAGCGATAGATGCACACC GTCATTTGTATCATTCGGTTCACAAAATCGATCGATAGGAGCAGCCGCAAAGAGCCAG GTGGTGACCAACTGTAAGAATACAGTACAGGGCTTCAAGCAATTCCATGGCCGAGATTTTTCAGACCACTACGTCCAGTCTGCCAAGTCTAAATTGGTTTACAGCCTGGCACAGATGCCCTCTGGAGCTGCTGGTATAAAA GTGATGTACTTGGAAGAGGAGAAAGTGTTCAGCATTGAACAAGTTACTGGAATGCTGCTGACCAAACTGAAGCAGACTGCTGAAAGTGCTCTGAAGAAACCAGTTGCTGACTGCGTCATCTCG GTCCCGAGCTATTTCACAGACGTAGAGAGGAGATCCGTTATGGATGCAGCTCAGATCGCAGGTCTCAACTGTCTACGACTAATGAATGAGACCTCTGCAG tGACACTGGCGTATGGCATCTACAAACAGGACCTTCCGGCTCCAGAAGAGAAGCCCAGGGTAGTAGTGTTTGTGGACGTGGGACACTCAGGTTACCAGGTGACAGTTTGTGCCTTCAACAAGGGAAAGCTCAAG ATCCTTGCTACGGCATGTGATCCAGAGCTGGGTGGAAAGGACTTTGATGACATCCTGGTCAACCACTTTTGTGAGGAATTTAAGAAGAAGTACAAACTGGATGTCAGGTCCAAGCCCAGGGCGCTGGTGCGACTCTACCAAGAATGTGAGAAGCTCAAGAAGCTGATGAGCGCTAACTCCTCAGACCTGCCTCTCAACATCGAGTGTTTCATGAATGACATTGACGTTTCTGCTAAACTTAACAG AGGCCAGTTTGAGGAGATGTGTGCAGGGCTTCTGGCCAAGGTAGAGGGTCCCCTTCGCAGCATCATGGAACAAGCCA AACTAAAAAAGGAGGATATCTATGCAGTGGAGATAGTGGGCGGTGCCTCCCGAATTCCCTCCATCAAAGAACGAGTCAGCAAGTTTTTCGGCAAAGAGTTGAGCACCACACTGAATGCAGATGAGGCCGTGGCTAGAGGATGTGCTCTGCAG TGTGCTATTTTGTCACCAGCATTCAAAGTCAGAGAGTTCTCAATTACAGATGTCGTTCCGTATTCCATCTCCCTGAAATGGAACTCGGCTGCTGAGGAGGGACTGAG tgaTTGTGAAGTTTTCCCAAAGAACCATGCAGCTCCATTCTCCAAAATGTTGACCTTCTTCAGGAATGAGCCCTTCTCCCTTGAGGCTTACTACAGCAACCCAAAGGAGCTGCCCTACCCCAACACTTCTATAG GCCAGTTCCTGATCCAGAATGTGGCTCCTCAGGCATCAGGGGAAAGTGCCAAGGTTAAAGTGAAAGTTAGAGTCAATGTTCATGGAGTGTTCAGTGTATCGAGTGCCTCGCTAATAGAGGTAGTGAAAACAACCGAGGGAGAGGAGCCAATGgagacagaccagacagtgaaggaagaggag AACAAGATGCAAGTGGACCACGAGGATCAGAAATCTCAGGCtgtagaaaacaaagacaaaaaatcaGACGCTGAAGAAATGGAG ACGACAGCAGAAGACACCaaggagaaaacaaatgatCAGCCGCCTCAGGCAAAGAAGCCCAAAGTGAAAACAAAGACAGTGGAGCTGCCAATACACAGCAGTTTGCACCGGCAGCTCTCCAGTGACGTACTTAATATGTTTGTGGAGAATGAG ggTAAGATGATCATGCAGGATAAGCtagagaaggagaggaatgatGCAAAGAACAACGTAGAGGAGTATGTTTATGACATGAGGGATAAACTTCATGGTGCCCTGGAGAAGTTTGTGAATGAAGCT GATCGTGATGCTTTCTCTTTAAAACTGGAAGAAACAGAGAACTGGCTGTATGAGGATGGAGAGGACCAAAAGAAGCAAGTTTACATCAACAAACTGGCTGAACTGACG AAACTTGGCCAACCGATATATGAGCGATACATGGAAGCCGAGGAGAGGCCAAAAGCCTTTGAGGAGCTTGGCAGACAGATGCAGCAGTACATGAAGATCATTGAAGCCTACAAGGCTAAG gaTGAGCAGTACTGTCACCTGGATGAGCTGGAGGTAACACGGGTGGACAATCTAGTGAATGCTGCCATGGTCTGGATGAATAGCAAGATGAATCAGCAAAATAATCAGGATCTCTCTCTGGAACCAGTGGTCAAAGTTCAAGAGATCCAGGCCAAGACTAAG GAGCTTTATTCAGCCTGCAACCCTGTGGTTTCTAAACCCAAGCCTAAGGCCGAACCCCCTAAGGAGGAGAAGACTGAGAATGGGCCCGTCAATGGACAAGAGGGAACAGAGAACCAACCATGCAACGAAGAAAAAGCCACAACTGCAGGCACGGAACCACCAACGGCAGAGAACAAGCTCCCTGAAATGGACATTGACTAA
- the rnf14 gene encoding E3 ubiquitin-protein ligase RNF14 isoform X2 → MSEDREAQEDELLALASIYEGEEFQRAECGQGGEIQLCLELPPDFKIIVKGEKDTEYNVSFLPPVVMNFELPADYPSISSPDFTLSSKWMTRAQISSLCRRLDELWDENQGCVILFTWIQFIKEEAMDFLSIQSPLEVMKTGSKAGVERRKTDCAVTALTQCGNQTDYTEGKKRDVRKENSELQLCPSPPLDPRAILLKDPRADVLPQLLDFDELQRQRVFDSKIFSCGICFAEKLGSICLCFKECQHVYCKACMTEYFQIQIRDGNVHCLNCPEPKCTSLATPHQVKQLVSEELFGRYDRLLLQSTLDLMADVVYCPRQSCGTAVMVEPDTTMAICTACQYAFCTLCKLGYHGISNCKFPAELRNLRDNYLTATADEKKFMEQRFGKRVIQKAVEESFSRDWLNENCKCCPRCGTNIQKVSGCNKMTCTSCKQDFCWLCLHMLSKGNPYGHFSNPNLACFNQLFLVDGEEDDGFLWLNVAD, encoded by the exons ATGTCTGAGGACAGGGAAGCCCAGGAGGATGAGCTGCTTGCTTTAGCAAGTATCTATGAGGGGGAGGAATTTCAACGAGCGGAGTGTGGACAGGGGGGTGAGATCCAACTCTGTCTAGAGCTCCcccctgatttcaaaattaTTGTCAAAG GAGAGAAGGACACTGAGTATAATGTCAGCTTCTTACCTCCTGTGGTGATGAACTTTGAACTTCCTGCAGACTATCCATCCATATCCTCACCAGACTTCACTCTCAGCTCCAAATGGATGACAAGAGCACAG ATAAGTTCTCTGTGCAGACGCCTGGATGAGCTGTGGGATGAGAACCAGGGCTGTGTAATTCTTTTCACTTGGATCCAGTTCATTAAAGAGGAAGCAATGGACTTTCTGAGCATCCAGTCCCCACTTGAAGTgatgaagacaggaagtaaGGCAGGTGTTGAGCGCAGGAAAACTGACTGTGCTGTCACAG CTCTTACACAGTGCGGCAATCAAACTGATTACACTGAGGGGAAGAAAAGAGAtgtgagaaaagaaaattcTGAGCTGCAGTTATGTCCATCTCCTCCGCTGGACCCGCGGGCAATTCTTTTGAAGGATCCACGCGCCGATGTTCTACCTCAGCTCCTGGATTTTGATGAATTGCAACGACAGAGGGTTTTTGACAGCAAGATTTTTAGTTGTGGGATCTGCTTTGCAGAAAAGCTGGGTTCCATCTGCCTTTGTTTTAAGGAGTGTCAGCATGTGTACTGCAAGGCCTGCATGACTGAATACTTCCAGATCCAAATACGGGATGGCAATGTTCACTGCCTTAATTGCCCTGAGCCCAAATGTACCTCATTAGCCACACCACACCAG GTGAAGCAACTCGTGAGTGAGGAACTTTTTGGACGCTATGATCGCTTGCTGCTGCAGTCTACCCTGGACCTCATGGCTGATGTGGTCTACTGTCCCCGTCAGTCCTGTGGCACTGCTGTTATGGTGGAGCCAGACACAACTATGGCCATTTGCACAGCCTGTCAGTATGCTTTTTGCACACTGTGTAAGCTGGGCTATCATGGTATCTCCAACTGTAAATTCCCCGCAG AATTACGTAACCTCAGAGACAACTACCTGACCGCCACAGCTGATGAGAAAAAGTTTATGGAGCAGCGCTTTGGGAAGAGGGTGATCCAGAAAGCAGTGGAAGAGTCCTTCAGCAGAGACTGGCTCAATGAGAACTGCAAATGCTGCCCACGCTGTGGAACCAATATTCAG AAAGTGAGTGGCTGTAACAAGATGACCTGTACCTCATGTAAACAGGACTTCTGTTGGCTGTGCCTACACATGCTCAGCAAAGGCAACCCGTATGGTCACTTTTCGAACCCAAATTTAGCTTGTTTCAATCA ACTCTTCCTTGTTGATGGAGAAGAAGACGACGGTTTCTTGTGGTTGAACGTGGCGGACTGA
- the rnf14 gene encoding E3 ubiquitin-protein ligase RNF14 isoform X1 → MSEDREAQEDELLALASIYEGEEFQRAECGQGGEIQLCLELPPDFKIIVKGEKDTEYNVSFLPPVVMNFELPADYPSISSPDFTLSSKWMTRAQISSLCRRLDELWDENQGCVILFTWIQFIKEEAMDFLSIQSPLEVMKTGSKAGVERRKTDCAVTALTQCGNQTDYTEGKKRDVRKENSELQLCPSPPLDPRAILLKDPRADVLPQLLDFDELQRQRVFDSKIFSCGICFAEKLGSICLCFKECQHVYCKACMTEYFQIQIRDGNVHCLNCPEPKCTSLATPHQVKQLVSEELFGRYDRLLLQSTLDLMADVVYCPRQSCGTAVMVEPDTTMAICTACQYAFCTLCKLGYHGISNCKFPAEELRNLRDNYLTATADEKKFMEQRFGKRVIQKAVEESFSRDWLNENCKCCPRCGTNIQKVSGCNKMTCTSCKQDFCWLCLHMLSKGNPYGHFSNPNLACFNQLFLVDGEEDDGFLWLNVAD, encoded by the exons ATGTCTGAGGACAGGGAAGCCCAGGAGGATGAGCTGCTTGCTTTAGCAAGTATCTATGAGGGGGAGGAATTTCAACGAGCGGAGTGTGGACAGGGGGGTGAGATCCAACTCTGTCTAGAGCTCCcccctgatttcaaaattaTTGTCAAAG GAGAGAAGGACACTGAGTATAATGTCAGCTTCTTACCTCCTGTGGTGATGAACTTTGAACTTCCTGCAGACTATCCATCCATATCCTCACCAGACTTCACTCTCAGCTCCAAATGGATGACAAGAGCACAG ATAAGTTCTCTGTGCAGACGCCTGGATGAGCTGTGGGATGAGAACCAGGGCTGTGTAATTCTTTTCACTTGGATCCAGTTCATTAAAGAGGAAGCAATGGACTTTCTGAGCATCCAGTCCCCACTTGAAGTgatgaagacaggaagtaaGGCAGGTGTTGAGCGCAGGAAAACTGACTGTGCTGTCACAG CTCTTACACAGTGCGGCAATCAAACTGATTACACTGAGGGGAAGAAAAGAGAtgtgagaaaagaaaattcTGAGCTGCAGTTATGTCCATCTCCTCCGCTGGACCCGCGGGCAATTCTTTTGAAGGATCCACGCGCCGATGTTCTACCTCAGCTCCTGGATTTTGATGAATTGCAACGACAGAGGGTTTTTGACAGCAAGATTTTTAGTTGTGGGATCTGCTTTGCAGAAAAGCTGGGTTCCATCTGCCTTTGTTTTAAGGAGTGTCAGCATGTGTACTGCAAGGCCTGCATGACTGAATACTTCCAGATCCAAATACGGGATGGCAATGTTCACTGCCTTAATTGCCCTGAGCCCAAATGTACCTCATTAGCCACACCACACCAG GTGAAGCAACTCGTGAGTGAGGAACTTTTTGGACGCTATGATCGCTTGCTGCTGCAGTCTACCCTGGACCTCATGGCTGATGTGGTCTACTGTCCCCGTCAGTCCTGTGGCACTGCTGTTATGGTGGAGCCAGACACAACTATGGCCATTTGCACAGCCTGTCAGTATGCTTTTTGCACACTGTGTAAGCTGGGCTATCATGGTATCTCCAACTGTAAATTCCCCGCAG AAGAATTACGTAACCTCAGAGACAACTACCTGACCGCCACAGCTGATGAGAAAAAGTTTATGGAGCAGCGCTTTGGGAAGAGGGTGATCCAGAAAGCAGTGGAAGAGTCCTTCAGCAGAGACTGGCTCAATGAGAACTGCAAATGCTGCCCACGCTGTGGAACCAATATTCAG AAAGTGAGTGGCTGTAACAAGATGACCTGTACCTCATGTAAACAGGACTTCTGTTGGCTGTGCCTACACATGCTCAGCAAAGGCAACCCGTATGGTCACTTTTCGAACCCAAATTTAGCTTGTTTCAATCA ACTCTTCCTTGTTGATGGAGAAGAAGACGACGGTTTCTTGTGGTTGAACGTGGCGGACTGA
- the endou2 gene encoding uridylate-specific endoribonuclease B: MIESDRELSAMVQELWDNDVNRLKPGKDYRISLQGKAGDSLAVNNDDNNDGAGFPLFTFVDENIFKKETFLAFISLLDNYESDTGEPEIVTPEEVAENHKFLDSIIQTPTMKIAHKYLVEKHLSPADETQFKEQLYRIWFELYARRGSSRPDSSGFEHVFVGETRGGRTVIGFHNWIQLYLQEKLGHIDYKGYSVDAKSPRPDENKHILALQFSWKNGIKPKGSIFIGVSPEFEFALYTLCFLTSPNESVKVQFSFYDVEIVCHHYNQKHIGTTYPVLIKYRMNR; this comes from the exons ATGATCGAGAGTGACAGAGAGTTGTCGGCCATGGTGCAGGAGCTGTGGGACAACGATGTCAACAGACTCAAACCTGGAAAAGACTACAGGATCTCTCTGCAG GGCAAAGCTGGAGACAGCCTGGCCGTCAACAATGACGATAACAATGATGGAGCAGGATTTCCTCTATTTACTTTTGTCGATgagaacattttcaaaaaggaGACATTTTTGG CCTTTATCTCGCTGTTGGATAACTATGAGAGTGACACTGGGGAGCCTGAAATTGTGACCCCAGAGGAGGTTGCAGAGAATCACAAGTTCCTGGATTCCATCATTCAGACCCCCACCATGAAG ATAGCACATAAATACCTGGTAGAAAAGCATCTCTCTCCAGCGGATGAGACACAATTCAAGGAGCAGCTGTACAGGATCTGGTTTGAGCTTTATGCAAGGAGAGGATCAAGCAG ACCAGATTCTTCAGGGTTTGAACATGTGTTTGTTGGAGAGACCAGAGGAGGGCGGACTGTCATTGGGTTCCACAACTGGATCCAGCTCTACCTACAGGAAAAACTGGGACACATTGATTACAAAGGCTATAGTGTCGATGCAAAGTCTCCTCGG CCTGACgagaacaaacacatcctggCACTACAGTTCAGCTGGAAGAATGGCATAAAGCCAAAGGGCAGCATCTTCATTGGTGTCAGTCCTGAGTTTGAGTTTGCCCTCTACACCCTCTGTTTCCTTACCTCGCCCAACGAGAGTGTCAAAGTCCAGTTCAGTTTCTACGATGTGGAGATTGTTTGCCACCACTACAATCAAAAGCACATAGGCACCACGTACCCTGTGCTCATTAAGTACCGGATGAATCGCTAA